The sequence below is a genomic window from Bacteroidales bacterium MB20-C3-3.
ACTCTTATCGAATACTTCAAGTTCTGGTTTAATTCCCCTCTCTATCATTCTTTGACCAAAGTATTTAATAGTGTTTTCAGTATTCATAAATACCTCATCACCACCAAAATTTAATGTTCCGCAATCAAGAGTAGCCATCTCAGGATTCAATTCTGTAGGCTGAAGCCTTTCATCATCAGTCATGCCGACAGCTCCGCCGGTTGATGGCTGAATTATTACATCTGGACACACCTTATAAATAGCGTCCATAACATCCTTGAATCTGTTTTTGTCTTGTGTCGGGGTACCATCATCCAATCTGACATGAAGGTGAATTATGGAGGCACCGGCATCGTATGCACTTTTTGCCTCTCTGACGCACTCTTCAATGGTATAAGGGACTGCCGGATTGTGCTCTTTGAGCACCTCGGCTCCGCATATTGCAGCAGTAATAATTAGTTTTTCCATACTATCTTGATTATAATTATTTTCTTTGACAGTTTTTTGGTGTCACACAAGTTCCGCTCGCTTTGCAAACAATTATTGGCTCTTCAAGAATATCCGCCGCAGATGGAGATATGTCAGGACGGGGAACAATAACCTTTTTAGCAACAAAGTTCATCTTTCTGGATGAGTTACCCTCTGAGACTATTTCACCGCTTGCTTCAATATAATCACCCGCATATACAGGAGCCATAAATTCTACATTATCATAAGCTTTAAAAAGTCCCTCATCTCCATCCCTTTGAATTAAAAGTTCTGTTGCAACATCTCCAAAGAGTTGAAGCATCTTTGCTCCATCCACGAGGTTTCCTCCATAATGAGCATCGTGAGAACTCATTCTCACTCTGATTTGTGCTGATTTTGACATATCAATTAATTTACTGGGTTTTACAAATAAAGTCAACAAGTATTGCAGGTGTATGAACATTCTCTGGAATAAAAGTTCCTACCTTAACAATCTCTTCTGTCTCAACAATTACATTGTCTGCAGCCATAGCAACAATTGGATTAAAATTTCTGGTTGTTCCCTTATAATAGAGATTCCCGGCCTCATCTGCTACAGACGCACCAACAAATGCTAAATCCGCATTAATAGGTTTTTCAAGAATATATTCCCTGCCATCAATCTCAATTACTCTCTTTCCCTCCTGAACAACAGTACCTAATCCAGTTGGAGTGAGAACTCCTCCCAGACCGGCTCCTTTAGCCCTGATTCTCTCGGCAAGAGTCCCCTGAGGAGAAAACTCAACTTCAAGCTCTCCTGCATTCATTTGATCTATTGCTGCAGAATTTGAACCTATGTAGGAAGTTACGATTTTTTTCACCTTCCTGTTTGCAATAAGTTTCCCAAGACCTTTGTCGGGATATGCAGCGTCATTACAAATAATTGTAAGATCTTTCACATCAGATTCTGCAATAATGTCCATAATTTTATTTGGACCACCATTTGTAAGAAACCCTCCAACCATAATAGTCATACCGCTCTTTACTTTTGATGCGGCATCCTGAAGAGAGATTAATTTATCCATGAAACGAATGTTTAATAAATTTTGTAAGCAAGAATGTAATTCTGCAAATTTATGAATTATATTACCTCCAAACAATACCTTAGTAGTAATAATAAACCCTGCTTTTGCAGGGTTAATTATAATTTGATATAAATTACTTATAACTTGATACCAAGCTTCTCTTTACTTATAATCGGATTTGCGTAAATTGAAAGAAATATCTCCTCTAACTCTTTAATATCACCTTCTGAATCAGCTATTTTAAAGGCAACATACTCTTGAAATTTTTGTTTTTGAATTTCTGTATATCTATCTGAAAATCTACTGCAGGAATTTAACAAATCATAAGCAATGAAATTATTAGGCCAGAGGTGAAATGTAGATAAAATCTTCCTGTCCATTATCTCGCCTAATGATTTAAATCTTTCGTTTTTCTCCATCAAAGAACAACCTTGTATCTCTTCTTCACTAATTAATTTACAGAAATTAAAATGGATTCCCCCCTTATATTGCATAATGCCTGTAAGTATGCTATTCAGATCTTCTCCCTCACTTTTTATGTATTTCTGTCGTTTGCTTATATAAAGTTCCCTTGCCTTCAGGATGTCACAAGGCTCATATTCATAAGATACAGAAACAGGAACAATTGATAGTTCAGAAAAGTCTTTTGTGAAGTTACCATTACCACTCATATCCAGCATCTTTAAAAGACCCTGTTCGGTTAGGTCAAACCCATCCTTTGTGCGTCCGTTTCTCTGGGCAATCCATACAGAACTCTCTTCGTTTGAAACCCTTTTTCTGATAAATTCAGATAGTAAAACAGAAGATGCATAGATTTCTCTTGGATTGGTATTTCTGACTACCTTAATCATCTTGTTTACCCTTGCAATATCCTCAAGAAAGGGATCTGTAATCAAGTTATCTCCAACAGCCATCTCAGAAGTACTCAAACCTGTCTCAAAGAGAATTGCCTGTAATATTGCAGAATCCAGCATTATATCCCTGTGGTTGGATATAAAAAGATACCTCTTCTCCTTATTAAGCTTATCAATGCCGGTATGGGTTAAGGTAGTAGATGTATCAGACAATATCTTTTTTATTGCCATCAACATAACTCTACCCTGAAAATCATAAACGCTGTCAATAGTTGAAATTAACTTTCCAAGTTCTGACTGATCTTTTCCCGGGAAAAGAAAAGCAGAGATCTTTGAAAGAACCGGATGTTTTGAAATTCTAGCCAAGGCTAAAACCGCCTCCTGATCATTGTATGGTCGAATATCTACATACTTATCGTCGTTCATTACTTTCTCTTTAGTTAAACAAAGTTACTAAATATTAATCCTATTAAGCAAGTTTTGTACTAACAGAGTAGAGCGCAGGGAGAATAGAAAACAGCAACAAAGTAAATATTGCTAATGGGATAAATATTGAACCTGTGTAAAGTGCAATATAAAGCGAATAAATAAATGGTATTACGATAAAAAGTAATAATACAACAAGGAATACTGTTGTAACAAGTTCAAATTTATACCCTTTAAGTGCTCTTGATATCAATGAAAAAATCAAAGGAAATAGCAGAAAAAAGTTCTCCCCTGTTATTGAAAAGATTATAATTGAAGAGACTAGCAGAATGAGCTCTGATGAAATTATATACTCTTTAAGCCTGTATATATTGTCTTTTATAATTTTTTTAAATGTCATTATTATCAGCAAGAATGTCAATATTAAACAAATTATTGAGAAAACCTCATCAAACCTTAAGTGCGCCAATCCAATAAGCTTGTATGAGGCTCCATTGATTAAAGCGATCAACCAGGAACCAGTCCAGGAGAATGCAACTACAAAAAATAATACTATGAGGAGCTTAATTATTGTTTTTAATACATTAAATATCCCAATTTTATTTGTTTTAAGTAAATATATAAAATTGAAGACGAAACATAATAATACTATAACATTCAATGTGTTATATCCTATAGCAGAAAAAACAACAATTCCAAAGAGAGGAAGTGTAAAGTAAACACTATCGGTTGATGATCTTAGGTAATTAATATCAGAATACCTATTCTCTTTCAGGTAGCTTTTTAGAATTGGAGTTAATTGCTCTCCATAATGCTGTATTGACGAAAGGGAAATATTTTCAAAAGAGTCCATTTCAGTATGGTAGTAATCAAGATTGTCAATTACAGCAATGTTTATTCCAGAGTACTCTTCTTTAATTAGTGAAAAGTCAGAGTAATTAGGAAGAATATTATAAACAAATCTGATTATCCGTTTATGCACCTGTTATATTCGCAATTACTAGTCTGTCAAAGAGTTTGTCTCCAAAATACCGTCTGTTTAATTTGTAAATAAACTCGTTGAGATACAACTGTAAGTATTTCCTTTTGATTTTATGGTAGTTGCCCAGCAATGTCCGTTTTGCATTACTGATTGCGATATGCACCCATTTGAGTGTTTCCTTGGTGGTTTTGGCGTCTGATTTCTCGGTGACGTGCAATTCCACCAGATCGGAGATGTCAACGTAAGAAGTGCTTTTGTCCGAAAATACGATGGCATCATCCTCCATGCAGTCCCTGACCACGCCGTTGATTCCTTCACTTTGATGGCTATCCAGTACCCTGGCCTTGAAATAACGCACATGCTTCTCCTTTTTGCCCGTTTCGATATCTTCCAACGGGGTGCTTTCGGCCATCACCGCAACGTTCTGCTTTCCCTCGGCTCCCCGGCCACGTGTACCCTTGCCTCGCTCGATTTCCTTACTGGCCACCGAAAAGTTAACGAATTCTTGCGGTTTCTTTCAGCGCCGCCAATACCGCCAGCCCGTCGCGCAAGGGGCGCGGCTCGTGTGTGCGGATGAAGTCAGCTCCACCTGCGGCGGCGGCAAGCTCTGCAGCGAGTGTCGCGGCCCCGACATCCCCCGGACCACGGCCTGTGAGCGCGCGCAGAAAGGATTTGCGCGAAACAGACAGAAGCACCGGCAAATCGAAGCGCAGCCGCAATTCATCGAACCGCGCCAGCACCGAGAGCGAGGTTTCGGGAGCAGCCCCCAGAAAAAACCCCATGCCGGGATCAAGGACAAGGCGGTTGCGTTTGATACCGGCACCCGTCAGCGCCGCGATGCGCGCGTCAAAGAACGCCGCAATGTGATCCATGATGTCGCCAGCGGGTGCCTCGCGCCGATCTGCCTGCCCGTCTTGCACCGAATGCATAACGACGAGTTTGGCAGATGATTTCGCCAATTGCGGATAGAACGCAGCGTCTGGAAAACCGCGAATATCATTGAGATAGGCCACACCACGCGACAAGGCATAGGCTTGCGTCGCGGGTTGATAACTGTCGAGCGAGACGGGAATGCCATC
It includes:
- a CDS encoding 3-keto-5-aminohexanoate cleavage protein, yielding MEKLIITAAICGAEVLKEHNPAVPYTIEECVREAKSAYDAGASIIHLHVRLDDGTPTQDKNRFKDVMDAIYKVCPDVIIQPSTGGAVGMTDDERLQPTELNPEMATLDCGTLNFGGDEVFMNTENTIKYFGQRMIERGIKPELEVFDKSMIDMALRLHKKGFIQKPMHFDFVMGVNGGISGELRDFVFLRGSIPQDATYTVAGVGRFEFPLAVAAIVDGGHVRVGFEDNVFLSKGVLAKSNGELVEKVVRLAKELGRDIASPAEAREILGLKPR
- a CDS encoding hotdog fold domain-containing protein translates to MSKSAQIRVRMSSHDAHYGGNLVDGAKMLQLFGDVATELLIQRDGDEGLFKAYDNVEFMAPVYAGDYIEASGEIVSEGNSSRKMNFVAKKVIVPRPDISPSAADILEEPIIVCKASGTCVTPKNCQRK
- a CDS encoding CoA transferase subunit A, with the protein product MDKLISLQDAASKVKSGMTIMVGGFLTNGGPNKIMDIIAESDVKDLTIICNDAAYPDKGLGKLIANRKVKKIVTSYIGSNSAAIDQMNAGELEVEFSPQGTLAERIRAKGAGLGGVLTPTGLGTVVQEGKRVIEIDGREYILEKPINADLAFVGASVADEAGNLYYKGTTRNFNPIVAMAADNVIVETEEIVKVGTFIPENVHTPAILVDFICKTQ
- a CDS encoding 1-acyl-sn-glycerol-3-phosphate acyltransferase, encoding MNDDKYVDIRPYNDQEAVLALARISKHPVLSKISAFLFPGKDQSELGKLISTIDSVYDFQGRVMLMAIKKILSDTSTTLTHTGIDKLNKEKRYLFISNHRDIMLDSAILQAILFETGLSTSEMAVGDNLITDPFLEDIARVNKMIKVVRNTNPREIYASSVLLSEFIRKRVSNEESSVWIAQRNGRTKDGFDLTEQGLLKMLDMSGNGNFTKDFSELSIVPVSVSYEYEPCDILKARELYISKRQKYIKSEGEDLNSILTGIMQYKGGIHFNFCKLISEEEIQGCSLMEKNERFKSLGEIMDRKILSTFHLWPNNFIAYDLLNSCSRFSDRYTEIQKQKFQEYVAFKIADSEGDIKELEEIFLSIYANPIISKEKLGIKL
- the sul2 gene encoding sulfonamide-resistant dihydropteroate synthase Sul2 yields the protein MNKSLIIFGIVNITSDSFSDGGRYLAPDAAIAQARKLMAEGADVIDLGPASSNPDAAPVSSDTEIARIAPVLDALKADGIPVSLDSYQPATQAYALSRGVAYLNDIRGFPDAAFYPQLAKSSAKLVVMHSVQDGQADRREAPAGDIMDHIAAFFDARIAALTGAGIKRNRLVLDPGMGFFLGAAPETSLSVLARFDELRLRFDLPVLLSVSRKSFLRALTGRGPGDVGAATLAAELAAAAGGADFIRTHEPRPLRDGLAVLAALKETARIR